Proteins from one Ranitomeya variabilis isolate aRanVar5 chromosome 1, aRanVar5.hap1, whole genome shotgun sequence genomic window:
- the LOC143792384 gene encoding uncharacterized protein LOC143792384: MQVEEEPSAAAAAPAAAAEGSPRQSQSRRTRRHGRPSASQRAPAEEEDDDDDIDIDCLIEEVREREPLWNMADRRHADTGVTRRLWDEVCRNLFPRRESLHPQQQSKLVGKIRKRWRSLRDRFKREFNDEMKAPSGSAGRKRSKYKYGQALSFLRRTMLSRVTFSSHRAPASSSAPSGAIPPESATEGHVGRPHTSVPSSDPSVLSSDPSVPSTSSAPSSGALLQASLLASDAEQLAFPLPHPSDPATSTPPLGSWRQRQRGQERSYAPEFLHLNASFQGSFKILGEQVTAGFNMVQSRISETSQETSSRLDRLHSAVSPDPANLFFQSMLMSMEKLSFEQQMRVMNTCHNAALQAINESTHTPHRTSTPIPHQAPFPHHTPHYQTQPQYPHQQHYQTQLQSPHQHHYQTPRHSHYPTQSQYPTQSPQQSRPLDQITSPMFSLLNFSLPPTPTPPPSGQPLGLTPTSTAPQTSRVSPPIDVVQPSGTSSSHISTQHFENL; the protein is encoded by the exons atgcaagtggaggaggaaccaagt gctgctgctgctgctcctgctgctgccgctgaaggctctcccagacagtcccagagtcggcggactcgtcgccacggtcggccatca gcttcacagcgtgctcccgcagaagaggaggatgatgatgatgacattgacatcgattgtctcatcgaggaggttcgcgagcgggagccgctgtggaacatggctgaccgcaggcatgctgataccggtgtcacccgtcggctctgggacgaagtgtgtcgcaacctgtttccaaggcgggagagccttcatcctcagcagcagagcaaactag ttggaaagattaggaagcggtggcggtcactgagggatcgctttaagagggaattcaatgatgagatgaaggccccgagtggctctgcaggaaggaagaggagcaaatataaatatggccaggccctctccttcctgaggcgaacaatgctaagcagagt caccttctccagccaccgggcgcctgcatcttcctctgcgccctctggagcgatccctcctgagtccgccactgagggccacgtcggtaggccccacacctctgtcccctcctctgacccctctgtcctctcctctgacccctctgtcccctccacttcatccgccccaagcagtggagcattattgcaggcttcattgctcgcatctgatgctgaacagttagcgttccctttaccccacccctctgatcctgccacctcgacaccaccattaggttcgtggcggcagcgccagaggggtcaggaaaggagctatgctcctgagttcttacacctgaatgcatccttccaaggctctttcaaaattttgggagagcaagtgactgctggtttcaacatggtgcaatcacgcatcagtgaaacaagccaggaaaccagcagtcgcttggataggctgcattcagctgtaagtcccgatccggccaacctttttttccaatccatgctcatgagcatggagaagctttcttttgagcaacagatgcgggtaatgaatacctgccataatgctgcactgcaggccattaatgaatcgacccacacacctcaccgcacctccactccaattccacaccaggccccatttccacaccataccccccattaccaaacccagccccaatacccacaccagcagcattaccaaacccagctccaatccccacaccagcaccattaccaaaccccacgccactcccactaccctacccagtcacaatacccgacccagtccccacaacaatcccggcccctagaccaaattacttccccaatgttttccttactgaacttttctcttccacctaccccaacaccacccccctctggtcagcctcttggtttaacccccacttccactgcaccccaaacaagtagggtttccccacctatcgacgtggtccaaccttccggcacatcctcctctcatatctccacccaacactttgaaaatttgtaa